GAAGAAACTGGATTGTGCGTTGTGCAGTCAGGAGCAGAGCGTGCGCAAATCCAAACCATTGAAGACAGATTTGTCAATCGGGGAGAAGAAACGATTAAGGAACATATCGAAAGGGCAAAACAATCTTCTGAAGGAAATCCTTTGAGAAATGCTTTAGCAACTTTTTACATTAAATCTTCCGATGGCGTTGAAAACTCTGTAGAATTTCTGCATAAAAGCTTTGGCGAATTTTTATGTGCGGCTCGTTTGGAAAAAGCATTAAAAAGTTGGGCACAGAAAAATGTGGTTGACAATCGTAAAGCTTATTTTTCGATTAAAGAGGCAGAATTTAACTGGCAAGTTTACGACCTTTTAGGATTTGGATTTCTAACTCCAGAAATTATAGAATTTCTACGGGGACTCTTAAAACAGAGCGATCTGGATTGGCAAGTTCTTTTTGAACGTCTCTACAAATTTTATTGGCAATGGGGCGATGGAAAATTTATTGAATCTTTTGATGCTTCGGAACCTATGCTTCCCCTAAAAAAAGCCAGGCAAATGCAGAAATATCGTATTCAAAAAGGACAGCGACAAGTAGATATTTCTGCAGGATTGAACGTTCTGATTTTATTGTCAGAAATCCATCGCTATGCCCAGTCACAAGATACTTTAAAAGCCAAAATTGTTTTTCATCCTTGTGGCAATCCAGAAGACGACCGCAATTTCGATGAAAATCGGCTGCTACGCATTATTGGATATAGCGAATGTTTGGGAGTAGGAACATTTCCGGCGAAATTAGGTGCTTTTCTTCGCCATACAGCACTTAGTAAAATTAATCTTAGCGGGGTTGTTCTTTTCAGCAGTGCCGATTTAAAAACAGCCGATTTAAAACAAGCAAATCTAAGCGGTGCCAATTTAAGTGGTGCCATCCTCAATCGCACCGATTTAAGTGGTGCCGACCTCAGTAAGGCTAACCTTAAAAGTGCTTTCATTCAGGAAGCAAAACTTACGAAAGTTGAAAATAAAGAAGGGAAAAGCCGAGAAACACATTTGTCTTTGGCAGATTTAAGTGGTGCCGTTCTTCATAAGACCGACTTAAGTTACGCCAAACTTAATAGTACTGTGCTCAAAGATACCGATCTGAGCAATACAACCTTTAGCAATGCCGAACTAAAAGGAGCTTTTCTGCAAAATGCCGATTTGAGGTATTCCAACTTAACCAAGGCTGACCTAACAGGTGCCAATCTGCAAAAAGCCAACTTAGAAGATGCAAATTTAAGCGGAGCCATGCTCAAAGATGCGGTGATTAGCAATGCCTACTTTAACCGTGCCAATCTTCATCATGCCAATCTTCAAGATGCTGACCTAGAAAAAGCAGAATTGAGTGGTGCCGATCTAAGTGGTTCCAATCTCAGCAATGCCGATTTGAGAAAAGTGGTATGGAATCACGAAACCAAATGGTCCAATGTGAGAGGCGTTCATCAAGCTGTTAATATTCCTCAAGAGTTAAAGGAAGAACCTTCATTTGCAGCTGCTGTTTCTTTGAATGAAGGTATCGATCGCGCCAACAAAGGAGAAATAAACGCAGCCTTAAAAGCTTACCAACAAGCTGAAGCCATCGATACTAACTTAGAAATTTCCGCCTCTTTTTGGAGTTCCCTTTGCTGGTTGGGAAGTATCAACGATTGCGCCGCTGATGTATTGTCTGCTGGAGATAAAGCTGTAGAACGAGAACCAGAAAACGGTCGCTGGCGAGATACCCGGGGATTGGCAAGAGCGTTAACTGGCGATGTAGCTGGTGCCATTGAAGACTTCCAAAGCGTCTTGGAAAACCATACCTTTAGCCACGATCCGGAAAAACAACAAAAACGCCAGCGTTGGCTGCAAGCACTGCAAGCAGGCGAAAATCCCTTTACCCCAGAAGAGTTAGACAAATTGCGACCGGAAGATCCGTTTGGGTAATTCCATCCTACGCACCATTCCCAAACCGCCCCAAACCGATAAAATAACAATCTGTACTGTTTCGGCAAAAACCTTATGTCTACCCTGTCCTCTGCCCCCTTTTCAGCAGAAGAAATCGCAGCAGAAGGCATCAAACCCGACGAATACGAAGAAATCGTCAAACGCCTCGGCAGGCATCCCAACCGCGCCGAACTGGGAATGTTTGGTGTCATGTGGTCCGAACATTGCTGCTACAAAAACTCCCG
This is a stretch of genomic DNA from Geitlerinema sp. PCC 9228. It encodes these proteins:
- a CDS encoding pentapeptide repeat-containing protein, encoding MGFWRRIWEIANTEIQIPWEETAKGSAETGKAVLDLAEKLQKNQDIQALQPYISKIDSLLDALNSPLANVVGATFPFLPLATGVLQLIAKQTRQEPSLQDEVLLVSQTAYLQSMQQFFQDHPEIQQQLQEQPASEATQQKIKQLGTHLVNANGDEIPFEERDAEQTLLCFHESKLAQVYNPILQQRLQESGLDPEQANMITERISRSTHRYMKKAVAKLQNETGRLSQIYGDEWLRDLEIYNSIDSYLEEVVQKLPKEPVFDENFSLQDIYVSLQVQPVKEGKDDNNGEPEYIEEWAERILTNPEKKGQVLFVQAGPGRGKSVFCKMFAERVREKFDPIWIPIFISLRDIETFQDFQKTLTQAVSWKFADNDGRWLKEKNTRFLFLLDGFDELVLERGDKTDLREFLEQVSLFQQRCARNPEQGHKILITGRPLALLGIERKMPDNLERVEINLMTEEIQEKWLENWQQVVDTSSHIASETTQKLRDFLQDERCPESVQKLAQEPLLLYLLAAMHRDDSFSRNDFDSEDSDRVKVQIYQKAFDWVLHRQRTTKLIKKITDLDIEDLKNILEETGLCVVQSGAERAQIQTIEDRFVNRGEETIKEHIERAKQSSEGNPLRNALATFYIKSSDGVENSVEFLHKSFGEFLCAARLEKALKSWAQKNVVDNRKAYFSIKEAEFNWQVYDLLGFGFLTPEIIEFLRGLLKQSDLDWQVLFERLYKFYWQWGDGKFIESFDASEPMLPLKKARQMQKYRIQKGQRQVDISAGLNVLILLSEIHRYAQSQDTLKAKIVFHPCGNPEDDRNFDENRLLRIIGYSECLGVGTFPAKLGAFLRHTALSKINLSGVVLFSSADLKTADLKQANLSGANLSGAILNRTDLSGADLSKANLKSAFIQEAKLTKVENKEGKSRETHLSLADLSGAVLHKTDLSYAKLNSTVLKDTDLSNTTFSNAELKGAFLQNADLRYSNLTKADLTGANLQKANLEDANLSGAMLKDAVISNAYFNRANLHHANLQDADLEKAELSGADLSGSNLSNADLRKVVWNHETKWSNVRGVHQAVNIPQELKEEPSFAAAVSLNEGIDRANKGEINAALKAYQQAEAIDTNLEISASFWSSLCWLGSINDCAADVLSAGDKAVEREPENGRWRDTRGLARALTGDVAGAIEDFQSVLENHTFSHDPEKQQKRQRWLQALQAGENPFTPEELDKLRPEDPFG